Proteins found in one Saccharomyces kudriavzevii IFO 1802 strain IFO1802 genome assembly, chromosome: 11 genomic segment:
- the BET3 gene encoding TRAPP complex core subunit BET3 (similar to Saccharomyces cerevisiae BET3 (YKR068C); ancestral locus Anc_5.649) yields MVSTTQSRSLKAIGEEIWKNKTEKINTELFTLTYGSIVAQLCQDYERDFNKVNDHLYSMGYNIGCRLIEDFLARTALPRCETLAKTSEVLSKCAFKIFLNITPSITNWSHSKDSFSLVLDENPLADFVELPMDAMKSLWYSNILCGVLKGSLEMVQLDCDVWFVSDILRGDSQTEIKVKLNKILKDEIPIGED; encoded by the coding sequence ATGGTCTCTACCACACAATCAAGGTCTTTGAAGGCCATAGGAGAAGAGATCTGGAAGAACAAGACAGAAAAGATAAATACAGAATTATTCACGCTAACGTATGGCTCTATAGTGGCGCAATTGTGCCAAGATTATGAACGGGATTTCAACAAAGTGAATGATCATTTGTACAGCATGGGATACAACATTGGGTGTAGGCTCATTGAGGATTTCTTGGCTAGGACGGCGTTACCACGCTGCGAGACCCTAGCAAAGACGAGTGAAGTGCTAAGTAAATGTGCGTTtaaaatattcttgaaCATTACGCCCAGTATAACGAATTGGTCGCATAGTAAGGACTCGTTTTCGTTGGTCTTGGACGAGAATCCATTGGCCGACTTTGTGGAGTTGCCCATGGACGCTATGAAGTCGCTCTGGTACTCCAACATCTTATGCGGTGTTTTGAAAGGATCTCTGGAAATGGTGCAGTTGGACTGCGACGTTTGGTTCGTCTCCGATATCCTCAGAGGCGACTCGCAAACCGAAATCAAGGtcaaattgaataaaatattaaaagatgaaataCCAATCGGCGAAGACTAA